A genomic stretch from bacterium includes:
- a CDS encoding S8 family serine peptidase, which yields MKTYTRLGFVLLLAILGTLVLLAADGPADSRSFDGMSSDPYGPPPSVNESAGVPGHSVELPAPLLTPTANDRLFSDRAVESYTPPMFVTPHEGLLAPRRITEKDFYLNLVDVSNTERMVIKFTEESRIRWSGAPYSKTGANVKPLLDLLARYPQHEFHRQTMQLSEEVFDYWEANGERNTGQDLANLNNFYVWETEDNPDPMGLILDVIALDVVETAFYEPIAKPACTDIAPATPNWVANQDYLEAAPTGVDAQYAGTYHSGGRGHPGAWCIDIEWNWTEDHEDFPTAFAVLGGGDLGNPADHGDACVSIVAACNTGNYGVQGVSYNVYPKAISHPVQGGWVPAFNLASSYLFAGESYWIEIHAEGPNPGYPCDVGCGNCDQFRYIAVEYWDDAFTAIQTHTANGRIVYEAAGNGQMDLDNAVYANKFQRWFRDSGAILCGAAVPGTRAAECWSNYGSRLDLQGWGSQIYAAGYGSLYNPTGNRNQMYTSSFGGTSGATPIVTGAGNCLQGISQDKYGITLTPANMRSYMSVTGTAWTGTRDVGERPNLVNAINWIEPDVAPYTRAGWYHSLTPRNAAGATGASCPITSTLTGNSAATYWNVSGRNWGYSPAPYETASGEVWSELYLDDVYIRWFHWTPHVDPLTDFYYVDAGPDNVRGGRHSVQWYLDPADAFAEYSETNNSTTRQFVWSPYQMAAVGGGYERSAPPLKNWGSPTYYNGDGLRAQSSSWWLGVAVQPQSGNDMDLYSYADGYTSTSGFDAAQASSARGTGYTDLILVNGNVVGNDPVRCFQAIRYSDASTSDYRVEADSANTNSWYPPYTSTVYLGSNEVLDLYEVRLYAGSQYFFGIKDVGANVDLTLLLFDQGRDYYDYYDYLFRSEQQGHGGNEYIVWTCDTTGWYAVVVLKNGYESYGDGGWYTIMIETPGIADLQTGAGRTGWGGAIVPRNAADAIETNCPLPAAVQGNTTNYLNMTWYNDGTASASGHRNSFFLDEALLVNWFPALLNPWSYDEYLNYNSGTIRGGRHTIKTTLDNLNAVSESDETDNEISIQYVWSPLNLPADAGQTRSYPPERGTGAFPNADGFQINMPTNVASGLIMLAFTTTADYDVRLYSDYSGTTSGYSTLLTSSAYVSGAPDYVIVPYRRYYTQTSWYPCVIEYNDATDQMRVEFDHTLNGGIFTDGPWSLSDPDTISSTGIWNLYEIQLSAGTTYRILCDVLSGTADVELRLHRDSLDYQSRSMAIATANTGGGGVDEELVYTPTVSDWYILVVSKDNATEISNSSIYNLSGGPAYGNPLPVDDLVAQWWNSPLGIRLLWRHVTQDVNGNPLPSRRYVIHRNTTPGFVPSSADSIGGTTDSLYVDPNPFATEKYIYKVVVKTN from the coding sequence ATGAAGACGTACACACGACTCGGTTTCGTGCTGCTGCTGGCGATCCTCGGCACGCTTGTTCTATTAGCGGCTGACGGGCCTGCCGATTCGAGATCGTTTGATGGCATGTCCTCCGATCCCTACGGACCCCCACCCAGCGTCAACGAATCCGCCGGAGTGCCCGGCCATTCGGTCGAGCTGCCAGCGCCCCTCCTCACTCCCACGGCCAATGATCGCCTGTTCTCCGATCGTGCAGTGGAGAGCTACACGCCTCCGATGTTCGTTACGCCGCATGAGGGACTTCTGGCACCGCGCCGCATCACCGAGAAGGATTTCTATCTCAACCTTGTTGATGTGTCCAATACCGAGCGGATGGTCATCAAGTTCACGGAGGAATCGAGGATTCGCTGGAGTGGAGCACCCTATTCGAAAACTGGTGCGAATGTCAAGCCGCTGCTCGACTTATTGGCGCGATATCCACAACATGAGTTCCATCGCCAGACCATGCAGCTCTCCGAGGAAGTGTTCGACTACTGGGAGGCCAACGGCGAGCGCAACACCGGTCAAGACCTCGCCAACTTGAACAACTTCTACGTGTGGGAGACGGAAGACAATCCCGATCCGATGGGCTTGATCCTGGACGTCATTGCATTGGACGTCGTGGAGACGGCCTTCTACGAGCCGATTGCCAAGCCCGCCTGCACCGACATCGCCCCGGCGACTCCGAATTGGGTAGCCAATCAGGACTACTTGGAAGCCGCGCCCACCGGAGTGGACGCGCAATATGCGGGTACTTACCACTCCGGCGGTCGTGGCCATCCGGGAGCCTGGTGCATTGACATCGAGTGGAACTGGACGGAAGATCACGAGGACTTTCCGACTGCTTTTGCCGTGCTGGGCGGAGGTGATCTGGGAAATCCGGCGGATCACGGAGATGCTTGCGTCAGCATCGTGGCCGCCTGCAACACCGGGAACTATGGTGTTCAGGGTGTCAGCTATAACGTGTACCCGAAAGCCATCTCGCATCCGGTGCAGGGTGGCTGGGTGCCCGCCTTCAATCTTGCCAGTAGCTATCTGTTTGCTGGCGAATCGTACTGGATTGAGATTCATGCCGAAGGTCCTAATCCGGGATACCCGTGCGACGTAGGCTGCGGCAATTGCGATCAGTTCCGCTATATCGCCGTCGAATACTGGGACGACGCCTTTACCGCCATTCAGACCCATACCGCCAACGGACGAATCGTGTATGAAGCGGCGGGAAACGGACAGATGGACCTCGACAATGCCGTCTATGCCAACAAGTTCCAGCGTTGGTTCCGCGATTCGGGAGCCATTCTCTGTGGAGCGGCTGTTCCGGGCACGCGAGCCGCGGAATGCTGGTCCAACTACGGATCCCGTCTTGACCTTCAGGGGTGGGGTTCACAGATTTACGCGGCGGGGTATGGAAGTCTCTACAATCCAACCGGGAACCGCAATCAGATGTACACTTCGAGCTTCGGAGGTACCTCGGGTGCGACGCCCATTGTGACGGGAGCCGGAAACTGCCTGCAGGGAATCTCGCAGGACAAATACGGGATCACGCTGACTCCGGCCAACATGCGCAGCTACATGTCCGTTACCGGCACGGCGTGGACGGGAACCCGCGACGTGGGCGAACGACCGAATCTGGTAAACGCGATCAACTGGATCGAGCCCGACGTCGCTCCCTACACTCGAGCCGGCTGGTATCACTCACTCACTCCGCGCAATGCGGCGGGAGCGACCGGAGCCTCCTGTCCGATCACATCCACCCTCACCGGCAACTCCGCCGCGACCTACTGGAACGTGTCAGGTCGCAATTGGGGCTATTCGCCTGCTCCCTATGAAACAGCTTCGGGCGAGGTGTGGTCGGAATTGTATCTCGACGACGTGTACATTCGCTGGTTCCACTGGACGCCGCACGTGGATCCGCTAACGGACTTCTACTATGTAGATGCCGGGCCGGACAATGTGCGCGGAGGTCGTCACAGCGTGCAGTGGTACTTGGATCCAGCCGATGCTTTTGCGGAATACAGCGAGACCAACAACAGCACGACCCGGCAGTTCGTGTGGTCTCCGTATCAAATGGCGGCGGTGGGAGGAGGATACGAGCGTTCGGCTCCGCCGCTCAAGAACTGGGGCAGCCCGACCTATTACAACGGCGACGGCTTGCGGGCACAATCGTCGTCGTGGTGGCTGGGCGTGGCCGTGCAACCGCAGTCGGGCAACGACATGGATCTGTACTCGTACGCCGACGGCTACACGAGTACGAGTGGATTCGATGCGGCTCAGGCCAGCAGCGCACGCGGAACCGGTTACACCGACCTGATTCTGGTCAACGGCAACGTGGTGGGCAATGATCCGGTCCGCTGTTTCCAGGCCATTCGATACAGCGACGCCTCGACCAGCGACTACCGTGTGGAGGCCGATTCGGCGAATACGAATTCCTGGTATCCGCCCTATACATCCACGGTGTATCTGGGCAGTAACGAGGTATTGGATCTTTACGAAGTCCGTTTGTACGCCGGTAGTCAGTACTTCTTCGGCATCAAGGACGTGGGCGCCAACGTGGATTTGACGTTGCTGTTGTTCGATCAGGGGCGCGACTACTACGACTACTACGATTACCTGTTCCGCTCCGAGCAACAGGGACACGGCGGAAACGAGTACATCGTTTGGACGTGCGACACAACCGGCTGGTACGCAGTGGTGGTGCTCAAGAACGGTTATGAGAGTTACGGTGACGGCGGCTGGTACACTATCATGATCGAAACCCCCGGAATCGCCGATCTGCAAACCGGCGCGGGTCGGACCGGTTGGGGCGGCGCGATTGTTCCGCGAAATGCCGCCGACGCCATCGAGACGAATTGCCCGCTACCGGCCGCCGTGCAGGGAAACACCACCAATTACCTGAATATGACGTGGTACAACGATGGGACCGCCTCTGCGTCAGGCCACCGCAATTCCTTCTTTCTCGATGAAGCACTTCTGGTCAACTGGTTTCCAGCGTTGCTCAATCCGTGGTCGTACGATGAGTACCTGAACTACAACTCCGGTACCATTCGAGGTGGACGACACACGATCAAGACCACGCTGGACAATCTGAATGCGGTCAGCGAGTCGGACGAAACCGACAACGAGATCTCGATTCAGTACGTGTGGAGTCCGTTGAATCTGCCGGCCGATGCGGGTCAGACCCGATCCTATCCGCCGGAGCGCGGAACGGGAGCGTTCCCGAACGCCGACGGCTTTCAGATCAACATGCCCACCAACGTCGCTTCGGGACTTATCATGCTGGCGTTCACGACCACGGCCGACTACGACGTGCGATTGTACTCCGACTATTCGGGAACAACGTCCGGATACTCGACTCTGTTGACTTCGTCAGCGTACGTGTCGGGTGCTCCCGACTATGTGATCGTTCCGTACCGCCGCTACTACACTCAGACGAGCTGGTACCCGTGCGTGATCGAGTACAACGACGCGACGGACCAGATGCGCGTAGAATTCGACCATACCCTGAACGGCGGAATCTTCACGGACGGTCCGTGGTCGTTGAGTGATCCCGATACGATCAGCTCCACAGGGATTTGGAATCTCTACGAAATTCAACTCTCCGCCGGAACGACATACCGGATTCTCTGCGACGTTCTGTCGGGCACGGCGGACGTGGAACTCCGGCTGCATCGCGATTCGCTTGATTACCAGTCGCGAAGCATGGCTATCGCGACTGCCAACACGGGCGGTGGAGGAGTGGACGAAGAACTGGTATATACGCCCACCGTGAGCGATTGGTACATTCTCGTCGTCAGCAAGGACAACGCGACCGAGATCAGCAACTCCTCCATCTACAATCTGTCGGGCGGTCCGGCCTACGGCAATCCGCTGCCGGTGGATGATCTCGTCGCACAGTGGTGGAACTCGCCGCTGGGCATTCGGTTGTTGTGGAGGCACGTGACTCAGGACGTTAACGGCAATCCGTTGCCAAGCCGGAGATACGTGATCCATCGGAACACGACTCCGGGCTTTGTTCCCTCGTCAGCCGATTCCATCGGCGGCACGACCGACAGTCTCTATGTGGATCCGAATCCCTTCGCTACCGAGAAGTACATCTACAAGGTCGTGGTCAAGACCAATTAG